A single Panthera uncia isolate 11264 unplaced genomic scaffold, Puncia_PCG_1.0 HiC_scaffold_2492, whole genome shotgun sequence DNA region contains:
- the LOC125917812 gene encoding putative methyltransferase C9orf114 isoform X1 has protein sequence MAERVKKRPCGPGEHGQRVEWRKWKQQKKEEKKKWKDLKLMKKLERQRAQEERAKRQQEEEAAAQREDQGRPYTLSVALPGSILDNAQSPELRTYLAGQIARACTIFCVDEIVVFDEEGQDAKTVEGEFRGVGKKGQACVQLARILQYLECPQYLRKAFFPKHQDLQFAGLLNPLDSPHHMRQDEESEFREGIVVDRPTRPGHGSFVNCGMKKEVKIDKNLEPGLRVTVQLNQKQLPESKTYRGKVVSSQDPRTKAGLYWGYTVRLASCLSAVFAEAPFQDGYDLTIGTSERGSDVASAQLPSFRHALVVFGGLQGLEAGVDADPNLEVAEPSVLFDLYVNTCPGQGSRTIRTEEAILISLAALQPGLTQAGARQAYDSKAAAGEPEVPGVPPGQTQP, from the exons ATGGCGGAGCGTGTCAAGAAGAGGCCCTGCGGCCCG GGTGAACATGGCCAAAGGGTCGAATGGCGAAAATGGAAGCAACAGA agaaagaggagaaaaagaagtggaAGGACCTCAAGCTGATGAAAAAACTGGAGCGGCAGCGGGCCCAGGAAGAACGGGCAAAGCGCCAGCAGGAAGAAGAGGCTGCTGCACAGAGGGAGGACCAGG GTCGGCCTTACACCCTGAGCGTGGCCCTGCCGGGCTCCATCCTGGACAACGCCCAGTCACCGGAGCTTCGTACCTACCTGGCTGGCCAGATTGCCAGAGCCTGCACCATCTTCTGTGTGGATGAGATTGTGGTGTTCGATGAAGAAGGCCAAGATGCCAA gaCTGTGGAGGGTGAATTCAGGGGCGTTGGCAAGAAGGGGCAGGCGTGCGTGCAGCTGGCCCGGATCCTGCAGTACCTGGAGTGTCCGCA GTACCTAAGAAAGGCGTTCTTCCCCAAGCACCAGGATCTCCAGTTTGCAG GGCTTCTGAACCCCTTGGACAGCCCTCACCACATGCGTCAGGATGAGGAATCCGAGTTCAGAGAAGGCATCGTGGTGGACCGGCCCACCCGGCCAGGCCACGGGTCCTTTGTCAACTGTGGCATGAAGAAG GAGGTGAAGATTGACAAGAACTTGGAGCCTGGACTTCGGGTGACCGTGCAGCTGAACCAGAAGCAGCTCCCAG AAAGCAAGACCTACCGGGGCAAAGTCGTGTCTTCGCAGGACCCTCGCACCAAAGCTGGTCTCTACTGGGGCTACACAGTCCGGCTGGCTTCCTGCCTCA GTGCCGTGTTTGCTGAGGCTCCCTTCCAGGACGGGTATGACCTGACCATCGGGACATCAGAGAGAGGCTCAGATGTGGCGTCTGCCCAGCTTCCCAGCTTCAG GCATGCTCTCGTGGTGTTCGGGGGCCTCCAGGGGCTGGAAGCTGGAGTGGACGCAGACCCCAACCTGGAGGTGGCTGAACCCAGCGTCCTCTTTGATCTGTATGTCAACACGTGCCCCGGCCAGGGCAGCCGCACCATCCGCACGGAG GAAGCCATCCTCATTTCCCTGGCCGCCCTGCAGCCTGGCCTCACCCAGGCGGGAGCCCGTCAGGCCTACGACAGCAAAGCAGCAGCAGGGGAGCCAGAGGTTCCTGGGGTTCCC
- the LOC125917812 gene encoding putative methyltransferase C9orf114 isoform X2, whose protein sequence is MKKLERQRAQEERAKRQQEEEAAAQREDQGRPYTLSVALPGSILDNAQSPELRTYLAGQIARACTIFCVDEIVVFDEEGQDAKTVEGEFRGVGKKGQACVQLARILQYLECPQYLRKAFFPKHQDLQFAGLLNPLDSPHHMRQDEESEFREGIVVDRPTRPGHGSFVNCGMKKEVKIDKNLEPGLRVTVQLNQKQLPESKTYRGKVVSSQDPRTKAGLYWGYTVRLASCLSAVFAEAPFQDGYDLTIGTSERGSDVASAQLPSFRHALVVFGGLQGLEAGVDADPNLEVAEPSVLFDLYVNTCPGQGSRTIRTEEAILISLAALQPGLTQAGARQAYDSKAAAGEPEVPGVPPGQTQP, encoded by the exons ATGAAAAAACTGGAGCGGCAGCGGGCCCAGGAAGAACGGGCAAAGCGCCAGCAGGAAGAAGAGGCTGCTGCACAGAGGGAGGACCAGG GTCGGCCTTACACCCTGAGCGTGGCCCTGCCGGGCTCCATCCTGGACAACGCCCAGTCACCGGAGCTTCGTACCTACCTGGCTGGCCAGATTGCCAGAGCCTGCACCATCTTCTGTGTGGATGAGATTGTGGTGTTCGATGAAGAAGGCCAAGATGCCAA gaCTGTGGAGGGTGAATTCAGGGGCGTTGGCAAGAAGGGGCAGGCGTGCGTGCAGCTGGCCCGGATCCTGCAGTACCTGGAGTGTCCGCA GTACCTAAGAAAGGCGTTCTTCCCCAAGCACCAGGATCTCCAGTTTGCAG GGCTTCTGAACCCCTTGGACAGCCCTCACCACATGCGTCAGGATGAGGAATCCGAGTTCAGAGAAGGCATCGTGGTGGACCGGCCCACCCGGCCAGGCCACGGGTCCTTTGTCAACTGTGGCATGAAGAAG GAGGTGAAGATTGACAAGAACTTGGAGCCTGGACTTCGGGTGACCGTGCAGCTGAACCAGAAGCAGCTCCCAG AAAGCAAGACCTACCGGGGCAAAGTCGTGTCTTCGCAGGACCCTCGCACCAAAGCTGGTCTCTACTGGGGCTACACAGTCCGGCTGGCTTCCTGCCTCA GTGCCGTGTTTGCTGAGGCTCCCTTCCAGGACGGGTATGACCTGACCATCGGGACATCAGAGAGAGGCTCAGATGTGGCGTCTGCCCAGCTTCCCAGCTTCAG GCATGCTCTCGTGGTGTTCGGGGGCCTCCAGGGGCTGGAAGCTGGAGTGGACGCAGACCCCAACCTGGAGGTGGCTGAACCCAGCGTCCTCTTTGATCTGTATGTCAACACGTGCCCCGGCCAGGGCAGCCGCACCATCCGCACGGAG GAAGCCATCCTCATTTCCCTGGCCGCCCTGCAGCCTGGCCTCACCCAGGCGGGAGCCCGTCAGGCCTACGACAGCAAAGCAGCAGCAGGGGAGCCAGAGGTTCCTGGGGTTCCC